The following proteins are encoded in a genomic region of Hippoglossus hippoglossus isolate fHipHip1 chromosome 3, fHipHip1.pri, whole genome shotgun sequence:
- the LOC117759232 gene encoding 5-hydroxyisourate hydrolase-like yields the protein MSVSRLQKLKGHILPENKSTAMAGSPGPLTTHVLNTASGIPASNMALSLSRQVPSTNDWTLITTGTTNDDGRCPGLITKELFTPGVYRLRFDTAQYWASMGDTSFYPYVEIVFTINDPGLKYHVPLLLSRFSYSTYRGS from the exons ATGAGTGTGTCCAGGCTGCAGAAACTGAAGGGTCATATTTTGCCTGAAAATAAG AGCACAGCAATGGCAGGCTCACCAGGTCCGCTCACCACTCACGTGCTGAATACAGCCTCGGGCATCCCTGCTTCCAACATGGCCCTCAGCCTCTCTCGACAAGTCCCCTCCACCAATGACTGGACACTGATAACCACTGG GACCACTAATGACGATGGACGTTGCCCAGGGCTCATCACAAAAGAACTGTTCACCCCTGGTGTGTACAGACTGCGTTTTGACACCGCTCAATACTGGGCGAGTATGGGCGACACCAGTTTCTACCCCTATGTTGAG ATTGTCTTCACTATAAATGACCCTGGACTGAAGTACCACGTCCCCTTGCTGCTGAGTCGTTTCTCTTACAGTACCTACAGAGGGAGCTAG